Proteins from one Hydrogenophaga sp. SL48 genomic window:
- a CDS encoding chemotaxis protein, giving the protein MTIALHDIEERTNLTGNNKFELLLFRLGGAPGTDRRELYGINVFKVREILVMPTITAIANAPPHVKGIANIRGQIIPVIDLSAVVGCVPRRGHTILMVTEFARTTQAFAVEEVDEIVRLDWSNVLAADGNGGGLVTSIAKLDGDTEKGRLVQVLDVEQILRNVMPTVEEAITPASVGDAVSLPKGSIILAADDSPVARMMIEQGLNAMGTPFVMTKTGQEAWDRLQAMEVAANAEGKTAHDKVALVLTDLEMPVMDGFTLTRNIKNDPRFKSIPVVIHSSLTGTANEAHVSSVGADAYVAKFVASELAATIRQVLMH; this is encoded by the coding sequence ATGACCATCGCGTTGCACGACATCGAAGAGCGCACGAACCTCACCGGCAACAACAAGTTTGAATTGCTGTTGTTCCGCCTGGGCGGAGCGCCGGGGACCGACCGCCGCGAGCTGTATGGCATCAACGTCTTCAAGGTGCGCGAAATACTGGTCATGCCCACCATCACCGCCATCGCGAACGCACCGCCCCACGTGAAGGGCATTGCCAACATCCGCGGGCAGATCATCCCCGTGATCGACCTGTCCGCCGTGGTGGGCTGCGTGCCCAGGCGGGGCCACACCATCCTGATGGTGACCGAATTTGCGCGGACCACCCAGGCCTTTGCCGTGGAAGAAGTGGACGAAATCGTGCGGCTCGACTGGAGCAACGTTCTGGCCGCCGACGGCAACGGCGGCGGTCTGGTGACCAGCATCGCCAAGCTCGACGGCGACACCGAAAAGGGCCGCCTGGTCCAGGTGCTGGACGTGGAGCAGATCCTGCGCAACGTCATGCCCACGGTGGAGGAAGCCATCACCCCCGCGTCGGTGGGTGACGCGGTGAGCCTGCCCAAAGGTTCCATCATCCTCGCGGCCGACGACTCGCCGGTGGCGCGCATGATGATCGAGCAAGGGTTGAACGCCATGGGCACACCCTTTGTCATGACCAAGACCGGCCAGGAAGCGTGGGACCGCCTGCAAGCCATGGAAGTCGCGGCCAACGCCGAAGGCAAAACGGCCCACGACAAGGTGGCGCTGGTGCTGACCGATCTGGAAATGCCGGTGATGGACGGGTTCACGCTGACGCGCAACATCAAGAACGACCCGCGCTTCAAGTCGATCCCGGTGGTGATCCATTCGTCGCTGACGGGAACCGCCAACGAAGCGCACGTGAGCTCGGTGGGCGCCGACGCCTACGTGGCCAAATTCGTGGCGTCTGAACTGGCCGCCACCATCCGGCAGGTGCTGATGCACTGA
- a CDS encoding nucleotidyltransferase domain-containing protein, protein MIEPNMGIKSTPSPSSTADALFPKVRQRVLAVLFGAPDRSFYTNEVIGLAQSGAGAVQRELADLAGAGLLTVRKQGNQKHFQANAASPVFAELRGLVLKTMGLADVLRTALAPLAPQIERAFVFGSIAKQQDTAASDVDLLVVSDTLGYGDVFAALEGASQSLGRTINPALYSAADFQARLQGDNAFVNRVMQQPKIWLIGQEESAPHEPSQPT, encoded by the coding sequence ATGATTGAACCCAATATGGGTATTAAATCCACGCCTTCTCCCTCGTCCACAGCCGACGCTCTCTTCCCCAAGGTGCGTCAGCGCGTGCTGGCCGTGCTGTTCGGTGCGCCGGACCGCAGCTTTTACACGAACGAGGTGATCGGCCTGGCGCAGTCGGGCGCGGGCGCGGTGCAGCGCGAGCTGGCCGATCTGGCGGGCGCGGGTTTGCTCACGGTGCGCAAGCAAGGCAACCAGAAGCACTTTCAGGCCAATGCGGCGTCGCCGGTGTTTGCCGAGTTGCGCGGGCTGGTGCTCAAGACGATGGGGTTGGCCGATGTGTTGCGCACTGCGCTGGCGCCGCTGGCGCCGCAGATTGAGCGCGCCTTTGTGTTTGGCTCCATCGCCAAGCAACAAGACACGGCCGCGAGCGACGTGGACTTGCTGGTGGTGAGCGACACGCTGGGCTATGGCGATGTGTTCGCTGCGTTGGAGGGCGCCAGCCAGAGCTTGGGCCGCACCATCAACCCGGCGCTGTATTCCGCCGCCGATTTCCAAGCCCGGCTGCAGGGCGACAATGCGTTCGTCAACCGCGTGATGCAACAGCCAAAGATATGGCTGATCGGCCAGGAGGAATCAGCGCCACATGAGCCCAGCCAACCCACTTGA
- a CDS encoding nucleotidyltransferase family protein, with protein MRPSQALVLHRDAVCNAAVRYRVSNMRVFGSVLHGHDAEGSDLDLLVDPLPGATLFDLGGLQDELEQLMGLQVDVLTPKDLPAKFRDQVLAEARPL; from the coding sequence ATGCGCCCTTCCCAAGCCCTTGTCCTGCACCGCGACGCCGTCTGCAACGCGGCGGTTCGTTACCGCGTGAGCAACATGCGTGTGTTCGGATCGGTGCTGCATGGCCACGACGCGGAGGGTAGCGACCTTGATTTGCTGGTCGATCCGCTGCCAGGCGCAACGCTGTTTGATTTGGGCGGACTGCAGGACGAACTGGAACAGTTGATGGGACTGCAGGTGGATGTGCTCACGCCCAAAGATTTGCCTGCCAAGTTCCGCGATCAGGTTTTGGCCGAAGCGCGCCCGCTGTGA
- a CDS encoding nucleotidyltransferase domain-containing protein, translated as MKTQFYAFGSLCRGEVDSGSDIDLLACVNKFRPEIDPQKFSIYTHKRIDQLWNEGNPFAWHLHLESRLIYSSDGSDYLADIGIPNPYKNTATDCLKFRSLFSESNYALQKSAKNATFNISCMFLAMRNFATCHSFTHDPIFSRKSPLLIDHPLPVSENIFNIFERARILSTRGYGPTLSEAEILCAKTAASEISTWMDKLLSMRN; from the coding sequence ATGAAGACTCAATTTTACGCCTTCGGGTCCCTGTGTAGAGGCGAGGTTGATTCAGGCTCCGACATCGATCTACTTGCTTGCGTGAATAAGTTCAGACCTGAAATTGATCCTCAAAAATTCTCTATTTATACCCATAAAAGAATTGATCAACTCTGGAACGAAGGCAATCCTTTTGCCTGGCATTTACACCTTGAGTCTCGCCTCATATACTCAAGCGATGGCTCTGACTATCTGGCGGACATTGGAATACCAAATCCATACAAAAACACAGCAACTGACTGCCTAAAGTTTAGAAGTTTATTTTCTGAATCCAATTATGCACTTCAAAAGTCAGCTAAAAACGCCACATTTAATATATCGTGCATGTTTTTGGCAATGCGAAATTTTGCAACATGCCATTCCTTCACTCATGACCCGATTTTCTCCAGAAAATCACCTCTATTAATAGATCATCCATTACCAGTTAGTGAAAATATATTCAATATTTTTGAACGAGCTCGAATCCTATCCACTAGAGGGTACGGGCCAACCCTCTCTGAAGCAGAGATTCTTTGCGCAAAAACTGCAGCCTCAGAAATTTCGACCTGGATGGACAAATTACTTTCAATGAGGAATTAA
- a CDS encoding nucleotidyltransferase family protein: MHPAIAQHRAAIAAICLRYRISRLEVFGSAARADDFDPASSDPDFLVEFAKDAQPDLHSFYGAKAELEQLLGRGVDLVEPGAVRNPYVLSSINRHREPVYEA; this comes from the coding sequence ATGCACCCCGCCATCGCCCAACACCGTGCGGCCATCGCCGCCATCTGCCTGCGCTACCGCATCAGCCGGCTGGAGGTGTTTGGTTCGGCGGCGCGTGCCGATGACTTTGACCCCGCGAGCAGCGACCCTGACTTTCTGGTGGAGTTCGCAAAAGACGCGCAGCCCGATCTGCACAGCTTCTACGGCGCGAAGGCCGAGCTGGAACAACTGCTGGGCCGAGGTGTGGATCTGGTCGAGCCGGGCGCGGTGCGCAACCCCTACGTGCTCTCCAGCATCAACCGCCACCGCGAGCCTGTGTATGAAGCGTGA
- a CDS encoding Rid family hydrolase → MSARDVVFPPGRQALYEKNRYSPAIRSNGFLFVSGQVGSRPDGSTETDLQAHVGLAFDNLNAILSAAGCTFKDVVDVTVFVVDPESNLETIWKVFGEHWGEAPYPTLTGVGVTWLYGAQFEIKVIARLPEASAAD, encoded by the coding sequence ATGTCTGCACGTGATGTCGTTTTCCCGCCCGGGCGCCAGGCGCTCTATGAAAAGAACCGCTACTCGCCGGCGATCCGGTCCAACGGTTTTCTGTTCGTCTCGGGGCAGGTGGGCAGCCGGCCCGACGGTTCGACCGAGACCGATCTGCAGGCCCATGTCGGCCTCGCGTTTGACAACCTGAACGCGATCCTCTCGGCCGCCGGCTGCACGTTCAAGGACGTGGTCGACGTGACCGTCTTCGTCGTCGATCCCGAGTCGAATCTTGAAACCATCTGGAAGGTGTTCGGCGAACACTGGGGCGAAGCCCCGTACCCCACGCTCACCGGCGTTGGCGTGACGTGGCTCTATGGCGCCCAGTTCGAGATCAAGGTCATTGCCAGGCTGCCGGAAGCCAGCGCAGCTGACTGA
- a CDS encoding cold shock domain-containing protein, whose amino-acid sequence MNTVASRFNGTLTKWNAERGFGFVVADHSDQELFVHVSAFPRDGRPPVIGEPLSFEMELDKEGRKRAVRVRRPGAPEPRAPRRHAHDQVRHQARRAPERNESNSFGTRFVAMLLVTGLGWYGYTQYIERAEMTAAEPQSVISSPAQTAAPEIRQPAFQCDGRKHCSQMGSCSEAKQFLNNCPGMEIDGDGDGIPCEQQLCTGPFDG is encoded by the coding sequence ATGAACACCGTCGCATCCCGATTCAACGGCACGCTCACCAAATGGAACGCTGAGCGGGGCTTTGGCTTCGTGGTGGCCGACCATAGCGATCAGGAACTCTTCGTGCATGTGTCCGCTTTCCCACGCGACGGGCGGCCTCCCGTCATCGGCGAGCCGCTGTCGTTTGAGATGGAGCTGGACAAGGAAGGTCGGAAACGGGCGGTGAGGGTGCGCCGGCCGGGAGCCCCGGAACCCAGAGCACCTCGGCGGCACGCACACGATCAGGTTCGGCATCAGGCCCGCCGAGCGCCCGAGCGGAATGAATCGAACTCGTTTGGCACGCGCTTCGTGGCGATGCTGCTGGTCACTGGCCTGGGTTGGTATGGCTACACCCAGTACATCGAGCGGGCCGAAATGACAGCGGCGGAACCCCAGAGCGTGATAAGCAGCCCGGCGCAAACCGCCGCACCCGAGATCAGACAGCCAGCGTTTCAGTGTGATGGCCGCAAGCACTGCTCGCAGATGGGTTCATGCAGTGAAGCCAAGCAGTTTCTGAACAACTGCCCGGGCATGGAAATAGACGGGGATGGTGACGGCATTCCGTGCGAGCAGCAGTTGTGCACGGGGCCTTTTGACGGGTGA
- a CDS encoding GTPase — translation MEIAQIKAVFSVGWLAFKQRRLLSYLKQRAWTKLNDAHADIWVLGQPNAGKSSLLRFLLDEVKPSQQPPITSYRTETGILLLGESYAKIAKIAPGQQFIFERIKDDFKKSLSANSPSTIVYVVDFGYNFENPRQPNNIPNNFANISLQQYRNDRIKSESSHFAYFTSIIKEVPSTLLKIRNIVIVINKIDLFQTGELISATQYYAENGQSEFSRLLRELIKHINSRELGCTTLQSCSWPMHQAYNGIIIKSTFDQIQHHATRVHLTSALDNILR, via the coding sequence TTGGAAATTGCACAAATAAAAGCGGTGTTCAGCGTAGGATGGCTAGCTTTCAAGCAAAGACGGCTTCTTTCCTATCTAAAGCAAAGGGCATGGACAAAACTAAATGATGCACATGCAGATATTTGGGTACTAGGACAACCAAATGCTGGGAAATCGAGCTTATTGCGTTTCCTGCTTGATGAAGTTAAGCCTTCTCAACAACCCCCAATTACTTCGTATCGAACAGAAACTGGTATATTGCTCCTCGGCGAAAGCTATGCCAAGATCGCAAAAATTGCGCCAGGCCAACAGTTCATATTTGAAAGAATAAAGGATGACTTTAAAAAATCCCTCAGCGCAAATAGTCCAAGCACGATAGTATATGTCGTCGACTTTGGATACAACTTTGAAAACCCAAGACAACCAAACAACATACCCAACAATTTCGCCAATATTTCGCTTCAACAGTACCGAAATGACAGAATCAAATCCGAGAGTAGTCATTTCGCATACTTCACAAGTATAATCAAAGAAGTTCCATCTACACTCCTAAAGATCCGAAACATCGTCATAGTCATTAACAAGATCGACTTGTTTCAAACTGGTGAGCTAATATCAGCAACCCAATACTATGCTGAAAATGGGCAGAGTGAGTTTAGCAGATTACTTCGTGAATTAATAAAGCACATCAATTCACGTGAACTCGGCTGTACAACTCTACAAAGCTGCTCTTGGCCAATGCATCAAGCATATAACGGCATCATAATTAAATCCACATTTGACCAAATTCAACATCACGCCACCAGAGTTCATCTAACTAGTGCGCTTGACAACATCCTAAGGTAG
- a CDS encoding LysR family transcriptional regulator encodes MDRFDAMQAFARVVEAGSFTKAAQTLHMSKTTVTQLVQQLEARLRVKLLNRTTRQVKVTADGAVYYERVVRLLADLEDADTSLSSAAASPKGRLRVDVPSPLARLLLMPALPAFHARYPEIQLHMGVSDRVVDLIGDNVDGVLRGGEVTDPSLVVRHVGDLQMGVYAAPSYLERAGWPQHPKELEDTHHRTVGFMGPRSGKVAPISMRLEDEHIEVQGTYVVAVDDGNAYLAAGVAGMGVLWLPHYMAEAHAVRGELVPLFAGWHADPMPMYVAFPPNRHVSAKLRAFIDWVVALMAQHAPVVAPLNRTAQCISTCRMVAASSDATNLAT; translated from the coding sequence ATGGACCGTTTCGATGCGATGCAGGCCTTCGCCCGCGTGGTGGAAGCAGGCAGCTTCACCAAGGCGGCGCAAACGCTGCACATGAGCAAGACGACCGTGACGCAGCTGGTGCAGCAGCTGGAGGCGAGGCTGCGCGTGAAGCTGTTGAACCGCACCACGCGGCAGGTGAAGGTCACCGCCGACGGCGCCGTCTACTACGAGCGCGTGGTGCGCCTGCTGGCCGATCTGGAGGATGCCGACACCAGCCTCTCCAGCGCCGCGGCGTCGCCCAAGGGGCGCTTGCGCGTGGACGTGCCGAGCCCGCTGGCGCGCTTGCTCCTCATGCCGGCCCTGCCAGCCTTTCACGCGCGCTACCCCGAGATACAGCTGCACATGGGCGTGAGCGACCGGGTGGTGGACCTGATCGGGGACAACGTGGATGGCGTGTTGCGCGGCGGCGAAGTCACTGACCCGTCGCTGGTGGTGCGCCACGTGGGCGATTTGCAGATGGGCGTGTACGCGGCGCCGAGCTACCTGGAGCGTGCCGGCTGGCCGCAGCACCCGAAAGAACTCGAAGACACGCATCACCGCACGGTGGGGTTCATGGGTCCCCGCAGTGGCAAGGTGGCGCCGATCTCCATGCGGCTTGAGGACGAACACATCGAAGTGCAGGGGACCTACGTGGTCGCCGTCGACGACGGCAACGCCTACCTGGCCGCGGGCGTGGCGGGCATGGGCGTTCTCTGGCTGCCGCACTACATGGCCGAGGCGCACGCCGTGCGCGGCGAACTGGTGCCGCTGTTTGCGGGCTGGCACGCCGACCCCATGCCGATGTACGTGGCGTTCCCGCCCAACCGGCACGTCAGCGCCAAGTTGAGGGCGTTCATTGACTGGGTGGTGGCGTTGATGGCGCAGCATGCGCCGGTGGTCGCGCCTTTGAACCGTACCGCTCAGTGCATCAGCACCTGCCGGATGGTGGCGGCCAGTTCAGACGCCACGAATTTGGCCACGTAG
- a CDS encoding restriction endonuclease yields MPTSNPVLNIVAQGMKTPALFAMGLGAVLLAVHALIRSLKSRGSTPTPSSGPLPVAAQARKEPSLLSSDPPVVHSTWSKDVLSAIEWRRFEAVVETLFAQAGFETRSQSHGADGGVDIWLHSKNADGPVAVVQCKHWQGKPVGVKEMREFLGVMASKGLKRGTYATTSRYTADALEFAKAHGINAQDGIGLLKLIAQRTPEQQARLLEVAYEGEYWKPTCASCGVKMVERTPKNGGAAFWGCKNYPRCKRTLVMKAG; encoded by the coding sequence ATGCCGACCAGCAACCCGGTGCTGAACATCGTGGCCCAGGGCATGAAGACGCCCGCCTTGTTCGCGATGGGGCTGGGCGCGGTGCTGTTGGCGGTTCATGCGCTGATCCGATCACTGAAGTCACGCGGTTCGACCCCAACGCCGTCGTCAGGGCCTTTGCCAGTGGCAGCCCAGGCGCGCAAGGAGCCGTCACTGCTCTCCAGCGATCCGCCTGTGGTGCACAGCACCTGGAGCAAGGACGTGCTGTCGGCGATCGAATGGCGCCGCTTCGAGGCCGTGGTCGAAACGCTGTTCGCGCAGGCCGGTTTCGAGACGCGCAGCCAGTCGCACGGCGCTGACGGCGGGGTGGACATCTGGCTGCATTCGAAGAACGCCGACGGGCCGGTCGCGGTGGTGCAGTGCAAGCACTGGCAAGGCAAGCCCGTGGGCGTGAAGGAGATGCGCGAGTTCCTGGGTGTGATGGCGTCCAAGGGCCTGAAGCGCGGCACCTACGCGACCACCTCGCGCTACACGGCGGATGCACTGGAATTCGCCAAGGCCCACGGCATCAACGCGCAGGACGGCATCGGCCTGCTCAAGCTGATCGCCCAGCGCACGCCGGAACAGCAGGCCCGCCTGCTGGAGGTGGCCTACGAAGGCGAATACTGGAAGCCCACCTGCGCCAGCTGCGGCGTGAAGATGGTGGAGCGCACGCCAAAGAACGGTGGCGCTGCGTTCTGGGGTTGCAAGAACTACCCGCGCTGCAAGCGGACGCTGGTGATGAAGGCGGGGTGA
- a CDS encoding pyruvate kinase, with protein MAKTPKLPRSPQPYVPAPLWDPATCQALIHQLWALRRDMLEGEQRCAAVIERVGPHQRESARNLVHFLALRATDLRALQGQLAWLGLSSLGRSESHVLASVDKVLGLLHRLTGQPWHDRSAEEPVGSVSGPILLRRHTERLLGPVSRERQVRIMVTLASEAATDPGLVRRLVDAGMDVARINCAHDDAKAWKAMAKHVRRAAKVAQREVKILMDLGGPKIRTGPLPAGPRVLKLKPVRDELGYPLQPWRLRIGPAGSGAAPGADAQVQVDADWLARLRVGGQIHLTDARGKKRRLLVVETGADGLVTEGMDTCYLTPDTPLSFKGPHGRRVHAAYPEGIPPTPGALRLHRGDVLQLTADEPEDRAHDAAAPRIACTLPQVIGQVKVGERVWLDDGRIGGVVRKASAKALSVDITQAREGGEKLMADKGINFPDSELDLPALTDKDLEDLQTVAQVADLVGLSFVQQPDDVHHLLRALKALDGERVGLVLKIETLQGFENLPELLLAAMAAPSAGVMIARGDLAVECGYERLAEVQEEILWCAEAAHMPVIWATQVLETLAKTGVPSRAEISDASMGVRAECVMLNKGPYIADAIHMLDDILRRMAGHQTKKTPLLRALRAWAAEQGAGAKA; from the coding sequence ATGGCCAAGACCCCGAAGCTCCCCCGTTCGCCCCAGCCCTACGTGCCAGCACCACTGTGGGACCCCGCCACCTGCCAGGCCCTGATTCACCAGCTCTGGGCCTTGCGGCGTGACATGCTGGAGGGCGAGCAGCGCTGCGCCGCGGTGATCGAGCGCGTGGGCCCGCACCAGCGCGAGAGCGCCCGCAACCTCGTGCATTTCCTGGCCCTGCGCGCCACCGACCTGCGCGCCCTGCAGGGCCAGCTGGCCTGGCTGGGCCTGTCGTCGCTGGGCCGTTCGGAATCGCATGTGCTCGCCAGCGTGGACAAGGTGCTCGGCCTCCTGCACCGCTTGACGGGCCAGCCCTGGCACGACCGTTCGGCGGAAGAGCCCGTGGGCAGCGTCAGCGGGCCCATCCTGCTGCGGCGCCACACCGAGCGCCTGCTCGGCCCCGTCTCACGTGAACGCCAGGTGCGCATCATGGTGACGCTGGCCAGCGAAGCCGCCACCGACCCCGGCCTCGTGCGCCGCCTGGTGGATGCCGGCATGGACGTGGCCCGCATCAACTGCGCGCACGACGACGCCAAGGCCTGGAAGGCCATGGCCAAACACGTGCGCCGCGCCGCCAAGGTGGCGCAGCGCGAGGTCAAGATCCTCATGGACCTGGGTGGCCCCAAGATCCGCACCGGCCCGCTCCCCGCAGGGCCGAGGGTGCTCAAGCTCAAGCCGGTGCGCGACGAGCTGGGCTATCCGCTCCAGCCCTGGCGCCTGCGCATCGGGCCTGCGGGGTCCGGGGCCGCGCCGGGCGCTGACGCCCAGGTGCAGGTGGACGCCGACTGGCTGGCGCGCCTGCGTGTGGGCGGGCAGATCCACCTGACCGACGCGCGCGGCAAGAAGCGGCGCCTGCTCGTGGTCGAGACCGGTGCCGATGGCCTGGTGACCGAAGGCATGGACACCTGCTACCTCACCCCCGACACGCCGCTCTCGTTCAAGGGCCCGCACGGGCGGCGCGTGCACGCGGCCTACCCCGAGGGCATTCCGCCCACACCCGGCGCGCTGCGCCTGCACCGGGGCGACGTGCTGCAGCTCACCGCCGACGAACCCGAAGACAGGGCGCACGACGCCGCAGCACCGCGCATCGCCTGCACCCTGCCGCAGGTGATCGGGCAGGTGAAGGTGGGCGAGCGCGTGTGGCTGGACGACGGCCGCATCGGCGGCGTGGTGCGCAAGGCGTCGGCCAAGGCGCTGTCGGTGGACATCACCCAGGCCCGCGAGGGCGGCGAGAAGCTCATGGCCGACAAGGGCATCAACTTCCCCGACAGCGAGCTGGATTTGCCCGCGCTCACCGACAAAGACCTGGAGGACCTGCAGACGGTGGCCCAGGTGGCCGACCTCGTGGGCCTGTCGTTCGTGCAGCAACCCGACGACGTGCACCACCTGCTCAGGGCGCTGAAGGCGCTGGATGGCGAGCGGGTGGGCCTGGTGCTCAAGATCGAAACCCTGCAGGGCTTCGAGAACCTGCCCGAGCTGCTGCTCGCCGCCATGGCGGCGCCCTCCGCCGGCGTGATGATCGCGCGCGGCGATCTGGCCGTGGAGTGCGGCTACGAGCGACTGGCCGAGGTGCAGGAAGAAATCCTCTGGTGCGCGGAGGCCGCGCACATGCCGGTGATCTGGGCCACGCAGGTGCTGGAGACCCTGGCCAAGACCGGCGTGCCCTCGCGCGCCGAAATCTCCGACGCCAGCATGGGCGTGCGCGCCGAATGCGTGATGCTCAACAAAGGCCCCTACATCGCCGACGCCATCCACATGCTGGACGACATCCTGCGCCGCATGGCCGGGCACCAGACCAAAAAAACGCCGCTGCTCCGTGCCCTGCGCGCCTGGGCGGCGGAGCAGGGTGCGGGCGCGAAGGCCTGA
- a CDS encoding HepT-like ribonuclease domain-containing protein, which yields MSDPRLPDFLEHMQQAAADAIAFTEGMSQDDFLADKRTQQAVIMSLIVLGEAATKVMDRYPEFANANAQVPWRNMRGMRNRIAHGYFDINLELVWDTVKNALPPLVDALRELE from the coding sequence GTGAGCGATCCACGTCTCCCCGATTTTCTGGAGCACATGCAGCAAGCCGCTGCGGACGCAATTGCTTTCACAGAAGGCATGAGCCAGGACGACTTTCTGGCCGATAAGCGCACCCAGCAAGCGGTGATCATGAGCCTGATCGTGCTAGGAGAAGCAGCCACCAAGGTGATGGACCGTTACCCCGAGTTTGCGAATGCGAATGCACAGGTTCCCTGGAGGAACATGCGTGGCATGCGCAACCGGATCGCGCACGGCTATTTCGATATCAATCTGGAGTTGGTGTGGGACACGGTAAAGAACGCACTGCCGCCGCTGGTCGATGCGCTCCGCGAATTGGAATGA
- a CDS encoding DUF4124 domain-containing protein: MNIRWRANTHAADSARWAIVLITGLATSAVVQAQAVYRCETQGRIGYSHEPCVGAKVIDTTPTQGLDKSTGASRKGRDVQREEIKRSLNEAMRPLTGMSHEQTKVFERRFKLPASAQAECKLLDLRLPDQEQIVRNSAQAARAEVKSVQCQHNGEIT; encoded by the coding sequence ATGAACATCCGATGGCGTGCGAACACGCACGCTGCTGATTCGGCCCGATGGGCCATCGTTCTGATCACAGGCTTGGCGACCAGCGCGGTTGTGCAAGCGCAGGCGGTCTATCGCTGCGAGACCCAAGGCCGCATCGGCTATTCCCACGAACCTTGCGTTGGCGCCAAAGTCATCGACACCACACCCACGCAAGGGTTGGACAAGTCGACGGGCGCCAGCCGCAAAGGGCGCGATGTGCAGCGCGAAGAAATCAAGCGATCACTCAACGAAGCCATGCGCCCGCTGACCGGCATGTCTCACGAGCAGACCAAGGTGTTCGAGCGGCGCTTCAAATTGCCGGCCAGCGCGCAGGCTGAATGCAAGCTGCTTGATCTGCGGCTTCCTGATCAGGAGCAGATTGTGCGAAACAGCGCACAAGCTGCGAGGGCCGAGGTGAAATCGGTTCAATGTCAACACAATGGGGAAATCACATGA
- a CDS encoding pentapeptide repeat-containing protein, translating to MNETSAGGAISIAAEMIDKNSPIAASVTSASLKRGNREVITDFYVSADVLVEPKKFAFKVFLRLNAKKIRFEKVSFKHCIFDGCYLNNCTFDSCDFTGCRFIGSNFHQSSFTGCQFEYAVFERCQIDDDILDSEAPRPENLRMRFARTLRMNYQQVGDAKAVNKAISLELEATSIYLYKSWRSKESYYQKKYTGFKAFSQFLKWLEFWVLDFIWGNGESIVKLARTLVLTILAISLYNTAFFGNILNIADHWESVKRAPGVFLGVSSPQEYSIGILALITATRLVGVALLTAILIKRFGRR from the coding sequence ATGAATGAAACCAGTGCAGGTGGTGCAATCAGCATTGCGGCGGAGATGATCGACAAAAATTCACCTATAGCAGCATCTGTAACGAGCGCCTCACTCAAACGCGGTAATCGCGAAGTTATTACTGACTTCTATGTTTCCGCCGACGTACTCGTCGAACCAAAAAAATTCGCCTTCAAAGTCTTCCTCCGCCTCAATGCAAAGAAAATTCGATTTGAAAAAGTTTCTTTCAAACACTGCATCTTTGATGGTTGCTATCTAAACAACTGTACATTTGATTCATGCGACTTCACTGGCTGCCGATTTATTGGGTCTAATTTTCATCAATCCTCATTCACAGGGTGTCAATTTGAATATGCAGTTTTTGAACGCTGTCAAATCGATGATGACATATTAGATAGCGAAGCACCTAGACCTGAAAATCTAAGGATGAGATTCGCACGAACCTTAAGAATGAACTATCAACAGGTAGGCGACGCAAAAGCGGTAAATAAGGCAATCTCATTAGAACTGGAAGCAACATCAATTTATCTCTACAAGTCTTGGCGATCAAAAGAATCTTATTACCAAAAAAAATACACTGGGTTCAAGGCATTTTCACAGTTCTTGAAATGGCTTGAATTTTGGGTTTTGGACTTCATCTGGGGGAACGGCGAGAGCATTGTTAAGTTAGCACGAACTCTAGTTCTGACCATCCTTGCAATTTCACTCTACAACACAGCTTTCTTCGGAAATATATTAAATATTGCGGACCATTGGGAAAGCGTCAAACGAGCCCCTGGAGTTTTCCTTGGTGTATCCAGTCCACAAGAGTATTCAATTGGCATTCTTGCACTCATAACAGCCACTCGACTCGTCGGAGTAGCATTGTTAACAGCCATACTGATTAAGCGATTCGGTAGAAGATGA